In Nitrospirota bacterium, the genomic window CTGCCCGGGCTCCCAGCCGGAAAGGTGTACCAACTCTGGGCGATCCAAGACGCCACCCCGGTGGACGCCGGTGTCTTCAGCCTCGACCGACACGGCGTGGGCGCACTGAAGGTCAAGGCACTCCCCGAACCGACCAAGACGGTGAAGATCTTCGCCATCACGATCGAGCCGGCCGGCGGATCAGCGCAGCCTACGGGCAACATGGTACTCAAAGGCGAAACCAAATCGTTGTAATCCGCTCGGCTCCGTCGACAAACGGCGCCTTCGGCGCTCCACGTCCATCACCTGACGGACGCGGTCTGCGTCCGATGCGTGCTTACTGGTGGGCCAGACGCAAGGTCGCACCAGTCCCTGCGTTGAAGAACGTGTAGTTGGTCCCGCTGCCGCTGGTCACGTCACAGGGGTTCGCGCCCGCGCAGACCGAGCTCGCCGTCGAGTAGTGGCCCGCCGCGTCCGCGCCCTGCACGTTGGGTGCCCAGGTGTTCCCGACCGCATGAACCGTCACATTGGCTTCCACCGAGACGCGCACGCCCGTGGTCGTCCCCAGGATGGTGTTGCCGCCGGGACTGCTCTGTGTGCCGAGGTTGAGAGGCTCGGTACCGCCGGCATCGCCCTGGAGTACCAAGGCATCGCTGCCCGAGAGGGCGGCGTTGCGGGCTGTCAGGGTGTAGCTGTTCTCCGGGATACCGGAATCTTTCAGCAATTGTATGCCCTTCTGCGCGCCGCCGGCGACCGTTCCCCCGAGGATGACGACCCCGCCGCCGTTGTTGAGACTGATGCCGCCGAGCGCATTGCCGCTGATCGTGCTGTTCGTCAGGACGACCCCGGGACGAGCATAGCCGTTGGCCGTGGAGTCAAAGCCGATCTGTCCCGCCTCGATCCCGAAGCGGCCGTGGCCGGTGATCTGGCTGTTGATGACTTCGAGCAGCGGCAGGCCCTCGCGCAGTTGGACACCGCCGCCGTTGCAGTTGGCGATGACGGAGTCCTGGATCTTGACGTAGGGGTTGAGAACCGGGCCTGCCGCATTGCGATCGACCGCCAGACAGGTCACGCTAAGCGCGCCGGCGAGATTGACCTCCACGTTGGTCAACGTGACCGTGCTGTCGACGTTGCCGCTGATGTACAGCGCGCCCCCGCCGCCGACCCAGGCATTGCTCGTGTTCGTCAGCTTGAAATTGGCGAGCGACAGCTTGGCGCCATCGAACGTGAAGGCGCCCCCGGTGCCGGTCGTGCCGTCGAGCACGCCGCCGTTGACGGTCAACTCCGCGGTGCCCGTCACCAACGCAAACCCGGTCAGCGCGCCGGGGGTGAGCGCGTAGTTATGCGTCGGCACGCCGTTGGGGTCGACCAGCACCTTGGCCGTGCCGCTGGCCTCGATGCCGTTGCTCAACGTCGAGACGCCAAGTTTGGTCCAGCGCGGACCCGAGATCACGGTGGTGCCGCCGCTGGCGAGGATGCGGCCTTGGGAGGAGACGTCGAAGTCCACGCCGGTGATGCTGCCGCCGTTGGGGAATTGCAGCGTGAAGCCGATCGTCGCCGCGCCGGCATTGACGGCCTTGATCGCCACCCCCGCCGGAACGGTCCGACCGGCAAAGATGTCCAGGCCCCCTTCCGTCGCCGCGGTGTAGCTGCCGTCCTGCAACCACACGGTGCCGCCGGCGCCGACCGTGGTGAAGGCCTTGTTGAGCGTCTTGAACGGCGCGCTACTGGTGCCGGCGTTGGTGTCAAGCCCCGTGGCCGGGTTGACATAGGCTTCGAGCGCCGAGGCGGTGGTGACCGTGACATTGACCGCGCTGCTGGTCGCGCTGTTGGATGCCGCGTCCGTGGCCCTGGCGGTGAACGACTGCACGCCGATGTCGGCGTCGACGAACGCCGCGGTGGTGAATTCGTACGGCGCGGTCGCGTCCTCGCCGATCTTGCCGCCGTTCCTGAAGAACTCGACCAGCATGACCCCGAGGTTGTCGCTCGAGGTAGCCGTCAGCGTCACGGTCTCACCGACCGTCGCGCTGGTGGCGGACGCGGCCAGGCTGATACTCGGCGCCTGGGTGTCGGTCACGGTCACCGGCACGCTGTTGCTGGTGGCATTGTTGTTGGCCGCGTCTTTGGCTGTGGCGGTGAAGGTCTGGGCGCCCAGATCGGCGCCGGTGAACGCCGCGGTGGTCAGTTCGTACGGCGCGGTCGCGTCCTCGCCGATCTTCACCGCGTTCTTGAAAAACTCGACCAGGGTCACGCCGACATCGTCGCTCGCGGTCGCGGTCAGCGTCACGGTTTGTCCGACGGGAACCGTGTTCGCCGACGCGGCGAGACTGACGGTCGGCGGCGTGCTGTCGGACGGCGGAGTCGGAGGGATGTTGACCACCAGATCGAGTTCGTTGCCCAGCGCGACGACCGCGGCATGGTTGCCGTTACCGTCAACGGCCCACCCGCGGTACCGGTAGGTCGCGTTATCATCGGACGAAGCGAAATTGCGCGTGGTTCCTGCCGACAGGATGGGCTCAGGCGTTGACCCGTCCGGCGCGGTGGTGCTGGCGATCACGGTGGTGGCAACCACGCTGTTGCCGATGATCTTCTGTTCGATCAAGTCGACCCGCTTGACCGACTTGTTGTCCGTGGCGCGCGCGTGCACATAGACCCCGCCCGGCGCGGTGACGCTGTTGCTCGCGAGGGTGACGGACACCGTCGGCGCGGTTTCATCAAACAGCACGCCGAACGTGCCCGGTGACAAGTCGCTGATGGTGCATGTGATGTCGAGCCCGTTGTGCGCGCAATCGGGCAGCGCAAGGATGGCGGCCGGGGTGATTTTGACGATCTTCGGCGATTCGATGCATGGATCGAAGCCCCCTACCGCTACAAGGAAGTCTTGCCCCAGAGCGTCGTAGTAGTCGATATCGCCGTCGCCGTCGACATCGCAGTCCGCGAAGTGATTCGGTTGGTGTTTGGAGAGACGCGCCATGTCGGCCTGCGCGGCACTCGACTTCTGGTTGGTGTCCGGCAGGGTGATCGAAATTGTTGCATCGGTCAACAGCGGGCCGCCGTTGCCGGTCAATTGGTAGACGCTCCCGGGCACGATCACCACGTCACCGGGCAGCGCCGCGTTCGGCGCCGGGTTCAGCGTGACGCTCATGGATTGCGCCGCGGCGCCGGCCGGCACCACGAGCTGCGCCTGGCCATCGGTGGACGCCACGGTGCCGCCCGCCGTGGTGATATTGGCGGCCGGGGCAGGCGTTTCGTTTCCGCCTCCGCCGGAACAGGCTGCCAGTAGAAGCATGATCGGAAGCAATACTCGTTGCCAGGAAACCTTCATATTCCCTACTCCTCCGTTGATCAATCTACGGCCACGGTGATCGCGTCGCCGGGGACCAGGCCCTGAAAACCGCAGCGGGCTGGTCCGCTGAGTCAGCCATTCTTAACATGGGCGACTCCGCGCAGCCAATCCCTCCTTACGGAGGGGTTCAGCCGTGAACGCGCTTCCGGCAGGTGGTGAGGACCCGGCTCGGGCGTAGATGGACTACAGGATCTGAGACGGGGGTGAGGACCGGGTCGACAGCAGCTTGGCCATGAGCGGTCCGCGGCCGTCGACACCGACCTTTCTGTACACCGACCCGAGGTATTCCTTCACGGTGGGAATGGCCAGGCCGAGCTCGCGGGCGATCTCCTTGGCTTGCTTTCCGGCCGTGAGCAACACCACGACCTCGCGTTCGCGTCGGGAGAGTCGGTAGGCGTTGGCGAAGAGGTTCAACATCGTTGCGAGTGTGAGGTCTCCCCCTGCTTCACCCGCGCAGAGGAGGGGAAGATCTTCCGGGAAGAGACGATGTTTCCGGACAAGGGCGCTCACGTAGTCAATTTCGATCCCCGCAGCAAGCGCCTTCACGCAGAGCCGGGCCATCACCGGTTTGGCAACGAACGACAGATTAAACAAATGCCGCTCCCGGCCAAGGGCAATCGCCCTCCGGAGCGCCGACTCCATTTTTTCCCTTCCCCTCGCAGCCGCCACGGAAGGACTCTTCCTCTCTTCCAACAAGAGAAAACATTGGACCTCAAAGACGGAACAGAGAAATTCGATCAGGGGGCTTGGGATGCCGCGAGCGAGTCGTCGGGCCCGTCTCAGGGAGTCGGCCCCTTCGTCCCCTTCCCTTCGGATCAAATGGGCCTGGGCCATGTCCAGAAGGCAAAAGATCTCCGGCAAAACGACTCCCTGCCGACGCGCCATTTCCAAGGCGATTTCGGCATGCGGGAGCGCCGCGGTCGGATCTGCTTGAAGGAGGTGGTACCGACAAGAGAGATAATGATATCGACCGACCTCAAGGGCCTGGGCATGACGTATCCGAGACTCCATCTGTTCCAGAGAGGCCCTCCCCCGCTCCAGGTCGCCGGCGTTCAAGGCGTTGAAGGCCTCCGCCGCCGGCAACAGGTGCTCTAGCATCGGGACGCCGCTCGCCTCGGCCGCGTCGAATCCTTCGGAGACGGCACCGGAAGCTCCCGTCCAGACATCGGCCCATTCCCATGTTCTCGCGAGGATCCGGCTGAGCGGAGAGGCCTCCCGGGAAGCGGCCGCCTTTCTGAAGAGCGCAGAGAGATGGCCGAGACCCGCCGGATCACCCATCCAGAAGTAATAGTTGGCCAACGGGGCGGACAGATGAATCCGGAGATTCGGATCACAAATCCTGGTGACAGCGGAGAGGGTTCGCGCCGCCCAGGATTTCAACTCCGGATGATGGGGGCGGCGATAGAGCAGCGCCATGGTCATGGCTGAGGATACGCGCGCTTCAACCTCGGGGGAAGGAGACCACCGATGGCGCGCGAGCCATGATTCGAGGGCGGCGATCCAGCGGTCGAAGGCTCGAAAATCTCCACAAACAAAGAAATAGGTTTCGATAATGCTGGCCCACGATAGAAGGATTCCTTCGGGATCATTTCCCTGGTCCGAAAACTGTTTGAAAGCCGCCTCGAAATCGGCGCGACCCGCCGCCGGATCGAATGGAAGCCGGCAGCACCCCCGCCAGTAGCGGAGCCACGCAAGGGCATGGTTTCCGTTTCTACCTCCAACCATTCCCCGAAGGTCATCGAACCGGTCGGAAGGGAGCCGCGTCAGCCATCCGGCCAACGTATGATACCGCCCCCGGGCGACCATCTCCGGAGCCTGCCGAAGAATGAGACCGATCGCTGCTTCGACCTCTTCGCCATCAAGGAAAAGATCGATCGCGCCCTCGACCCGGCCGGACGATTCCATGACCTCCCCTGCCCGTCGTTTGATCTTCAAAAGGGTGGCGCGGTCAAAGCGCGCCTCCGCTCTTGCGCAGAGAAAGTCTCGGAAGAGCGGATGGTACTGGTAGATCGGCTCCGGGGCCTCCTTCCGCTCGACGAAGAATCGCTGCCGGTTCAACTCGGAGAGAATCCTCCCAGCTTCCCGCGCTCCGGTCAGTGCCTCCGCCATCTTCGGTGTGATCTCTGGGAGCGAGGCGCTCTTTAACAGAAAATCTTGCCGGCCGGGATCGGTTTTGTCGAAAATCTCTCCGGCGAAGTAGTCGAAGAGAAGCGGTGTGGCCAACCCGGACGGCTCTCCCTTCCCCCCCTTCAGGAGGAGAATCAGTCCGGCGGTCCAGCCGTCCGTCTGGGCGTGGAGCCGTCGGACCATCTCCCGCGAACTCCGGGGGCCGCGATGCAGGCGGATGATTCCTTCGGCCTCCCGCTCCGTCAGGCGGAGATTCCCCCAGTCGATCACTCCAATCGACTGGTTGGCCTGGAGGCGGGCAAACGGCGGAGGGGGAGCTTCTCGGCTGACCAATACCACCCTCCCCCCTGCCGGGACCTCCTCCAGTCCTTCGCGCAGGAGATGATAGAAGGGAGATGCGGGATCGACCTCCCGGATGTTGTCGAAGACCAGGATGAATGGGGTGGGAAGGGCTCCGAAGAGGGCCCGGAAGAAACGGCGGGCGAACGGCGCGGGATTCGGGAGGTATTCGGGCGCGAAAAGGGGAAGGAAGGGCTTGCGGCGTCGGCCCGTGAGGGAATCGACCGCCCCCTTCAAGTAATGGAAGAAGGTGGCGATGTCGGCGTCGTCGGGATCGATCCGGTACCAGAGGCGGTGCAGTTTGCGGCGGGAGAGATAGCCCGCGACGAGGGTCGTCTTGCCTGCGCCAGGGGGACCTTCGATCCAGAGGAGCGGCGTCTCGCGAAAGCGGTCCAGGAGGCGGTAGAGCCGATCCCGGTGAACAATACGGGCCGGGCAGGGGGAGGTGATCTTGGCGATCGGCGGCGGTTTGTGAGGCATGGCCCTTTAGCCGGGACAGTCGAAACCGCTCGGAGGGGCGGTGTGATTCTGGAATGGGATCAACTCACGGTCGGTTTTTGATTGCAAAGCGAATCCGATCCTTTCATCGTAAATATATCAGCGTTGAATGGCCGCCGACAACCTGGCTATTAGGACTGGCGGCCCCGCCAGGTCGCCGGGGGGACGCCCAAGTGGCGCTTGAAAGCCCGATGAAAAGCCGGCAAGCTGACATACCCGACATCGGCGGCGATTTCACCGATTCCGCGCTGCGTCCCATTCAACAGCCGGCTCGCCACATTCATCCGCCATTTCGCCACATACGCCATGGGGCTCTCACCGAGTGCGGCCGCGAACCGGGCGGCGAATCGAGACGGCGACATCGCCACACCTTGGGCCAGACGCTTGACCGACCAGTTCTCACCGGGCCGCGAATGGATCATGACGAGGGCGCGGCCAACCGTCGGGTCTCTGAGTCCCCTGAACCATCCGACCTCCTGGTGATGGGTCCTCTCGATGTGTGATCGAACCGCCTCGGCGCACAGCAGTTCCAAGAGCCGGTCGATCACATAGCCGCTCCCGAACGACCGTCGGGTCGTCTCTTGAGCCAGCAGGTCCGCAACCCCGGAGAGGTTGTGCCATCCGCTCGACCGAGACACGGAGGAGTGAAGCAGGGGCGGAAGTGCCGCGAACAGCGGGTTGAGATGGGTGTCGTGCAGGAGGAACACGCCGCACACGAGCGACGTACTGCGCGCGCGGTGTTTCTCGCCGGGTCGGAACACGTTGTCGCTACCGGCCAACAGCGTTTCGACCGGCATGACGTGAGGATTCAGGCCTTGTGAGATCTGGTGGGCAGAACCCGCAAAGCAGATGGCGACTTCGCCGGCTTCGATGACTGCCTCGTTCCCGTTGTGGAGCGTGATCTCGACGTGCCCCCGCTGGACGAAGTGGAACGCAACCACGCGCACCTCTGTCTTGACCTGCAAGAGAGCTCCCAGTGTCTCGGCGTCCGGGATCGAGATTGCCCAAGGCGACGCATACTCCTCCCTCAGCAACAAGCTCCCGCTAATTCGCATCGACCTGAGAACATCACTGAGACAATCGATTGGAGAATCACTCTTAGTTGTTTTGGCAAATGATTCGGTTGTTTTGAGCATTGTTCAAACCGACTGTGGCAGCTAGTCTGTAACCGTTGAACATCCTAGCATAAAAGGAGGCAATCGCCATGTCCGAAAACGCGTCCGCGTGGTTCATGATGGGGCTGGATGTTGTGATGATGATCTACACGCTGTGGGTGCTCTCCCTCGCCAAGTCGTCAGCAAAGCTGCGAACCGGAATCGGCGTCGCCATGGTCGTCTGGCTCGCGCTCCTGCAGCTGGGACTCTCGGCGAAACGCGTATTCCCGGCCGACATCTCGGGCGTGGCGTTTCTCATGATCATCTTTCTCTTCGTTGCGGCGGTCGGCGCCGCGCTGCTGGCCTTCACGCCGGTCCGCCGCCTTTTGCTCGACCTCGAGCAACAACACTTGCTGCTGCTTCAAGGGATTCGAGTCTTTTTCGGCGCGACCTTTCTGATGCAAGCGAGTCTCGGAGTCTTGCCCATGGGATTTGGGATCGTAGATGGCTTTACGCACATTGGGGCGGGATTCTTCGGCCTGATCGCCGCGTTTTCGCTGGCCGCAGGAGTCGAAGGGGCTCGACGCGCGTGGTTCGCCAACATCTTCGGGCTCGTGGATATTCTGACGGTTGCCAGCACGTTGGCGCTCGTGCTGCTGCCCGAGATCGGGCCTTACCACAGCATGATGTACGCGGTGTTTCTCCCTGCGCCGCTTTGGCTGTGGTTCCACATTGTGTCGATCTGGAAGCTTATTGGCGACCCACGTGCCATTCCCTTGGAGGCCCGCGCATGACTCGTCGTTCGCCGCGCATCTCCGGCCGATCCACGACGCACACCATGAAAACGGCTCTGCTGATTGTCTTGATCGGGACGATCCTGTGGTCAGCGGCTGGTTGCAGGAGCTTCGTCCTCAAGACGGTGATGACAACGGTCGAACCCTACTTCCACGGGCCGGGCATCGATGGGACCGCGTTCGAACAGCTCACCGAGAAGGTGTACACGTTTCGGTGGAACTGGTACCGCAACCTGATCATCGTCACCGACGCCGGACTCGTGGTGATCGACCCCATGAACGCTGAGATGGCCACGGCGCTCAAAAAGGAACTGGACCAGACGTTCCCCGGCAAGAAGGTCCACACGCTCATCTACTCGCACTACCACCTCGACCACGCCCGTGGTGGCGCGGCGCTGGCGCCGACCGAGGTCATCGCGCACGAAAAGTGCCCGACGTATTGGAAGGAATTTGAGCATGACGACGTCCTCGAGCCCACGCGCCTCATCAGCGGCGACACCACGCTCACCATCGGAGGCATGGAGATTCGGGCCCTTGACCTGGGGCTCTCACACACGGATACGCTCTACGCCTTCCATCTTCCGTCCGAGAAACTGGTGTTCACGGCGGACCTCGGACTCGTCAAGAGCGTCCCGCCCGTCGGGGTGCCTGATCGGTACGCGCCCGGGTACCTCGCGGCGCTCAATCGCGTCGCTGCGCTCGACTTTCAGATCTTCGTTCCGTCGCACTTCGGCTACGGGACCAAACAGGACCTGCTCGACTGGCGAGACATGATGGAAGACGGCCGGAGACTGGCGCGGGAGGCCCTCCACAAGACCGGCCTCTTCGGTGTGCGCGACAATCAGATGGCAAACGACTTTGACACCGTCTACTTTCCGATGCGCGAGAAGTATGGGAGCTGGCACGGTTTCAACGAGATGTTCATCCTGAACCTGGTGCGCGATCTCGAAGGCGAAGCCCTCGGCCACTGAGGGTGCGCGTCATGCTCGGAAAGCAGGGCAACGGTAAAAT contains:
- a CDS encoding Ig-like domain-containing protein, which codes for MKVSWQRVLLPIMLLLAACSGGGGNETPAPAANITTAGGTVASTDGQAQLVVPAGAAAQSMSVTLNPAPNAALPGDVVIVPGSVYQLTGNGGPLLTDATISITLPDTNQKSSAAQADMARLSKHQPNHFADCDVDGDGDIDYYDALGQDFLVAVGGFDPCIESPKIVKITPAAILALPDCAHNGLDITCTISDLSPGTFGVLFDETAPTVSVTLASNSVTAPGGVYVHARATDNKSVKRVDLIEQKIIGNSVVATTVIASTTAPDGSTPEPILSAGTTRNFASSDDNATYRYRGWAVDGNGNHAAVVALGNELDLVVNIPPTPPSDSTPPTVSLAASANTVPVGQTVTLTATASDDVGVTLVEFFKNAVKIGEDATAPYELTTAAFTGADLGAQTFTATAKDAANNNATSNSVPVTVTDTQAPSISLAASATSATVGETVTLTATSSDNLGVMLVEFFRNGGKIGEDATAPYEFTTAAFVDADIGVQSFTARATDAASNSATSSAVNVTVTTASALEAYVNPATGLDTNAGTSSAPFKTLNKAFTTVGAGGTVWLQDGSYTAATEGGLDIFAGRTVPAGVAIKAVNAGAATIGFTLQFPNGGSITGVDFDVSSQGRILASGGTTVISGPRWTKLGVSTLSNGIEASGTAKVLVDPNGVPTHNYALTPGALTGFALVTGTAELTVNGGVLDGTTGTGGAFTFDGAKLSLANFKLTNTSNAWVGGGGALYISGNVDSTVTLTNVEVNLAGALSVTCLAVDRNAAGPVLNPYVKIQDSVIANCNGGGVQLREGLPLLEVINSQITGHGRFGIEAGQIGFDSTANGYARPGVVLTNSTISGNALGGISLNNGGGVVILGGTVAGGAQKGIQLLKDSGIPENSYTLTARNAALSGSDALVLQGDAGGTEPLNLGTQSSPGGNTILGTTTGVRVSVEANVTVHAVGNTWAPNVQGADAAGHYSTASSVCAGANPCDVTSGSGTNYTFFNAGTGATLRLAHQ
- a CDS encoding LuxR C-terminal-related transcriptional regulator; translated protein: MPHKPPPIAKITSPCPARIVHRDRLYRLLDRFRETPLLWIEGPPGAGKTTLVAGYLSRRKLHRLWYRIDPDDADIATFFHYLKGAVDSLTGRRRKPFLPLFAPEYLPNPAPFARRFFRALFGALPTPFILVFDNIREVDPASPFYHLLREGLEEVPAGGRVVLVSREAPPPPFARLQANQSIGVIDWGNLRLTEREAEGIIRLHRGPRSSREMVRRLHAQTDGWTAGLILLLKGGKGEPSGLATPLLFDYFAGEIFDKTDPGRQDFLLKSASLPEITPKMAEALTGAREAGRILSELNRQRFFVERKEAPEPIYQYHPLFRDFLCARAEARFDRATLLKIKRRAGEVMESSGRVEGAIDLFLDGEEVEAAIGLILRQAPEMVARGRYHTLAGWLTRLPSDRFDDLRGMVGGRNGNHALAWLRYWRGCCRLPFDPAAGRADFEAAFKQFSDQGNDPEGILLSWASIIETYFFVCGDFRAFDRWIAALESWLARHRWSPSPEVEARVSSAMTMALLYRRPHHPELKSWAARTLSAVTRICDPNLRIHLSAPLANYYFWMGDPAGLGHLSALFRKAAASREASPLSRILARTWEWADVWTGASGAVSEGFDAAEASGVPMLEHLLPAAEAFNALNAGDLERGRASLEQMESRIRHAQALEVGRYHYLSCRYHLLQADPTAALPHAEIALEMARRQGVVLPEIFCLLDMAQAHLIRREGDEGADSLRRARRLARGIPSPLIEFLCSVFEVQCFLLLEERKSPSVAAARGREKMESALRRAIALGRERHLFNLSFVAKPVMARLCVKALAAGIEIDYVSALVRKHRLFPEDLPLLCAGEAGGDLTLATMLNLFANAYRLSRREREVVVLLTAGKQAKEIARELGLAIPTVKEYLGSVYRKVGVDGRGPLMAKLLSTRSSPPSQIL
- a CDS encoding AraC family transcriptional regulator gives rise to the protein MLKTTESFAKTTKSDSPIDCLSDVLRSMRISGSLLLREEYASPWAISIPDAETLGALLQVKTEVRVVAFHFVQRGHVEITLHNGNEAVIEAGEVAICFAGSAHQISQGLNPHVMPVETLLAGSDNVFRPGEKHRARSTSLVCGVFLLHDTHLNPLFAALPPLLHSSVSRSSGWHNLSGVADLLAQETTRRSFGSGYVIDRLLELLCAEAVRSHIERTHHQEVGWFRGLRDPTVGRALVMIHSRPGENWSVKRLAQGVAMSPSRFAARFAAALGESPMAYVAKWRMNVASRLLNGTQRGIGEIAADVGYVSLPAFHRAFKRHLGVPPATWRGRQS
- a CDS encoding MBL fold metallo-hydrolase, yielding MTRRSPRISGRSTTHTMKTALLIVLIGTILWSAAGCRSFVLKTVMTTVEPYFHGPGIDGTAFEQLTEKVYTFRWNWYRNLIIVTDAGLVVIDPMNAEMATALKKELDQTFPGKKVHTLIYSHYHLDHARGGAALAPTEVIAHEKCPTYWKEFEHDDVLEPTRLISGDTTLTIGGMEIRALDLGLSHTDTLYAFHLPSEKLVFTADLGLVKSVPPVGVPDRYAPGYLAALNRVAALDFQIFVPSHFGYGTKQDLLDWRDMMEDGRRLAREALHKTGLFGVRDNQMANDFDTVYFPMREKYGSWHGFNEMFILNLVRDLEGEALGH